The sequence GGTCGTTTCCTCGGCGTCGGCCTCGTCGTCGCCTGTTTCATTCGTTTCCTCGGCGTCGGCCTCGCTCACTTCCTCACTGTCGGCCTCGCTTCCGCCCGCTGCGTCGATGACCGGCGCGAGCGGACCTTCCTCCTCCTCGGGGAGCGCATCGCGACCGGACGCCGCTGCGACGCGCCGCATGTCGGTTCCCTCGGGGAACTGCAGGCCGTACTCGGCGGCCGTCTCGAACGAGGCGATGGCCGCCCGCAGTTCGATGCCGAGCAGTTCCGTCTGACCGACGGAGACGACGATGTCGGCGTTGATGACGATGCCCTTGTCGAGAAGCATCTCGACGACGTCGGCGAGACTGTCGCTCGTCCGCGTTGGGCCGGCGCTACTCATTTTTCCACCTCCTCGTCGAACCGTCGCCCGTAGATTCGGTCGAGCCCCTCCATGTCGGAGTGTCGAACCCGCGTCGGCACCGTCGAGAACCGACTCGCCCCGGTGGCCGGTCGTGACGACGGGATGAACGACCGAGCGGTCGGGTTGCGCGAGGTCGACGTCGAACTCGCGCGCTGGCGGAACCGCTTCTCGTTGTACCTGCGCATCCGGTCGAGCTCTCTGTGGGCGACGAGGATACCCCGGCGGAACTCCTCGATGGCGTCCATCAGCTCCGACTGGATGACCGCCTGCGACACCTCCGTCTTCACCATCGACGTCTCCTCGTCGCCGCCGAACAGCGAGTCTTCGAGGAACTCGTCGTCGCCGTCACCGTCGTCGCCGTTGCCGTCGCCTTCGTCGTCGGTCTGTACCAGTCCGTCGTCGGTGAACGCGTCGACGGCCTCCTCCAGTTCGGCGTACTCCTCGCGCGTGCGTTGGAGGTCCGTCTCGGTCAGGAGCGCGCTCAGATTGACGAGTTGGACGAGCTTCGAGACGTTCACCGCCGCCTTCGGGTTGCCGTCGGCGAGCGCCTCCGGCAGTTCTTCGAACGAGACGGCCTCCGGTAGTTCCTCGACGTCGACGTTTTCGAAGAACGTCTCGACGTCTATCGCCGAGAGGAGTTCGACCGCTTCGACGGCGACGTCGACGAGCAGGTCGAGGTCGGTCGCTATCCGTTCGCCCGCGGCCGCCTCCTCGTCGCCGTCGTCGCCGGTGAGTCGGTCGAGAATCTCGACGGCCGTGTCGTAGAGGTCGTCGACGTCGGCGAGTGCGTCCACCGGGTCGGGCGCGGACACGGCGTCTGCCTCTTCGCTCATGTTTCCTCCCGGAGTTCGAGTCGCGCGCGAAGGACGTGGTTTCGCACCGCCGTCTCGGCGAGTCGCATCGGCGCGTCGAACGCCACTCGGCCGACGAGTCGGTCGTCGACGGTGACGACGAGCGTCCGTCCCCCGCCGCGGAGCTCCGCGTCGATTCGCGACGCCGAGACGCCGGGAACGTCGGCGATGACGTGGTAGCCGTCGTCGTCGACGCGGCTGTCGAGGTGGACGTTCGAGGGGTCGAACGACTCCTCGGAAGGCGCGTGGTACGTTCGCTCCGTCCCGTCGTCGGGTCGGTCGGCGATACCCGTCCGAATCGAGTAGCCGAAGTCGAAGTCGGCCGGTCCGGAGCGGCCGCTTCCGGTGCCGACGCGTCGGCTCTCGCCGTTGCGGTCCATCGCCGCGAGCGTCTCCAAGAGCGACTGGACGCGCGCGACGATGCCGCGCGACGGCCACTCTTCGGGGTCGTCGCCGTGTCTGTCGACTGGGTCGTCGGTCACGTCTGTGCCACCTGTACGTTGCCGCTGAGCAGTTTCTGTTGCATCTCTTCGGCCAGTTCGAGGTCCTCTCGGAGCCGTTCGCGCCGCGCTTCGTACGTCTCTCTGTCCAGTTCGCCGAGTTCGTACAGCAGCCGCGTCTCCTTCAGTTCGTCCTGAATCGCGCCCACGTCGTACACTTCGTTGACCGCCATCGTGTGCAGCGTGTCCGCGATGGTCAGAAACGGCTTCATCAGCAGTCTGTCGAGGATGAACATCACTGGGCCTCGATTTCGATGTCGACGAAGTTGTACGGGGCCCACGGCCCCGTGTACTGTACTTTCAGCTCTCCCTCGTACGCCTCCGTCAGGTCGCCCATCGTCTCGTTGAACGCCTCGCGGTCCTCGTGGGCGACGAGGTAGGAGTCGTTGACGACGAGGCGGTCGCTGAACAGGTCGTTCTCGGCGCGCTCGTCGCTGACTCCGCCGAGGCGCTCGGTCACGTCCTCGCGGACGGCGTCGCGGTCCACGTCGACGCCCTCCTCGGTGACGAGTTTGACGCCGAGTTCGACTTTCCCGTCGACGTTCATCAGCGCCCGGCGGAACGCGCGCTGGCCGCCGCGGAGG is a genomic window of Haloprofundus halophilus containing:
- the gvpH gene encoding gas vesicle protein GvpH, encoding MTDDPVDRHGDDPEEWPSRGIVARVQSLLETLAAMDRNGESRRVGTGSGRSGPADFDFGYSIRTGIADRPDDGTERTYHAPSEESFDPSNVHLDSRVDDDGYHVIADVPGVSASRIDAELRGGGRTLVVTVDDRLVGRVAFDAPMRLAETAVRNHVLRARLELREET
- the gvpG gene encoding gas vesicle protein GvpG — encoded protein: MFILDRLLMKPFLTIADTLHTMAVNEVYDVGAIQDELKETRLLYELGELDRETYEARRERLREDLELAEEMQQKLLSGNVQVAQT
- a CDS encoding GvpL/GvpF family gas vesicle protein, with protein sequence MTGTYLYTYGVTDDGSFEKDIPGVDDATTVYTVDYRRYSAIVSDIETMEPEQTDENARLHDDVLQALIEDRTVVPMRFGMTFKNGRALKGVLRGGQRAFRRALMNVDGKVELGVKLVTEEGVDVDRDAVREDVTERLGGVSDERAENDLFSDRLVVNDSYLVAHEDREAFNETMGDLTEAYEGELKVQYTGPWAPYNFVDIEIEAQ
- the gvpJ gene encoding gas vesicle protein GvpJ → MSSAGPTRTSDSLADVVEMLLDKGIVINADIVVSVGQTELLGIELRAAIASFETAAEYGLQFPEGTDMRRVAAASGRDALPEEEEGPLAPVIDAAGGSEADSEEVSEADAEETNETGDDEADAEETTEAEDSDETSEATEATVEPEGDDADG